A stretch of Crossiella cryophila DNA encodes these proteins:
- a CDS encoding TetR/AcrR family transcriptional regulator, with protein MQPNQESVDLTFTEAARRRQIVAAAIETIAELGYARASFAQIARRAGLSSPGLISYHFANKDDLISQVVAEVYATGGEVVHPNSADTTSAWLALRGYLEGSLTFYATHRTHLRALVQILQGHPEALDRWAKPRNTAELAGLAEVLSRGQRAGEFREFDPHTVALIIRQLLSGALQHLLTQPTADLTGYTRELLTLCEHAVAAPRRGIEEQPMSNAFTPQETAEDLARLLRGTRDMHGVSAEELATRSGVRTEDVLEFEAARVVPAEEPFGVYMRALGYDA; from the coding sequence GTGCAACCTAATCAGGAGTCGGTCGACCTGACCTTCACCGAGGCCGCACGTCGCAGGCAGATCGTGGCCGCCGCGATCGAGACCATCGCCGAACTCGGCTACGCCAGGGCATCCTTCGCCCAGATCGCCCGGCGGGCGGGGCTGAGCAGCCCCGGGCTGATCTCCTACCACTTCGCGAACAAGGACGACCTGATCAGCCAGGTCGTCGCCGAGGTCTACGCCACCGGCGGCGAGGTGGTGCACCCGAACAGCGCGGACACCACCTCGGCCTGGCTGGCCCTGCGCGGCTACCTCGAAGGCAGTCTCACCTTCTACGCCACCCACCGCACCCACCTGCGGGCACTGGTGCAGATCCTGCAGGGCCACCCCGAGGCCCTGGACCGGTGGGCCAAACCGCGCAACACCGCCGAACTGGCCGGACTGGCGGAGGTGCTGAGCCGAGGGCAGCGCGCGGGCGAGTTCCGCGAGTTCGACCCGCACACCGTCGCGCTGATCATCCGCCAGCTGCTCTCCGGCGCCCTGCAACACCTGCTCACCCAGCCCACCGCCGACCTGACCGGCTACACCCGCGAACTGCTGACCCTGTGCGAACACGCGGTGGCGGCACCGCGACGAGGAATCGAGGAGCAACCGATGAGCAACGCCTTCACCCCGCAGGAGACCGCAGAGGACCTGGCCCGCCTGCTGCGCGGGACCCGCGACATGCACGGGGTGTCGGCCGAGGAGCTGGCCACCCGCTCCGGCGTGCGCACCGAGGACGTGCTGGAGTTCGAGGCGGCCAGGGTGGTCCCGGCCGAGGAGCCGTTCGGGGTGTACATGCGGGCACTCGGATACGACGCCTGA
- a CDS encoding SDR family NAD(P)-dependent oxidoreductase, producing the protein MADFTDRVVLVTGAGSGIGRAAAVAFAEAGAHVLGVGRRQEALDETARAHPGIAVLAADIRAEDAPAAVVRAAVERWGRLDVLVNNAGGFTPAPLAGITARTVDDQFALNVTAPVLLAAAALPHLRETQGSILNVSSLYGHRPMGAGGSLYAATKAALEQLTRSWALELAADRVRVNAVAPGPTESEALAVSGLPAEVVEQIKQAEAARVPLGRRGDPAEVALWLLHLGDPAVTWVTGQVLTVDGGLELT; encoded by the coding sequence ATGGCTGACTTCACCGATCGGGTCGTGCTGGTCACCGGCGCGGGCTCGGGCATCGGCCGGGCCGCGGCGGTCGCCTTCGCCGAGGCCGGGGCGCACGTGCTGGGCGTCGGACGCAGGCAGGAGGCCCTGGACGAGACCGCGCGGGCGCACCCCGGCATCGCGGTGCTGGCCGCCGACATCCGCGCCGAGGACGCCCCCGCGGCGGTGGTGCGGGCCGCGGTCGAGCGCTGGGGACGCCTGGACGTGCTGGTCAACAACGCGGGCGGGTTCACCCCGGCGCCGCTGGCCGGGATCACCGCCAGGACCGTCGACGACCAGTTCGCGCTCAACGTGACCGCGCCCGTGCTGCTCGCCGCCGCCGCACTGCCGCACCTGCGTGAGACCCAGGGCTCGATCCTCAACGTCTCCAGCCTCTACGGCCACCGCCCGATGGGCGCGGGCGGCTCGCTCTACGCCGCCACCAAGGCCGCCCTGGAACAACTCACCCGCAGCTGGGCGCTGGAACTGGCCGCCGACCGGGTGCGGGTCAACGCGGTCGCGCCGGGCCCGACCGAGTCCGAGGCCCTTGCCGTGTCCGGGCTGCCGGCCGAGGTGGTCGAGCAGATCAAGCAGGCCGAGGCCGCCAGGGTCCCGCTGGGCCGCCGCGGCGACCCGGCGGAGGTCGCGCTCTGGCTGCTGCACCTGGGCGATCCGGCGGTCACCTGGGTCACCGGGCAGGTGCTCACCGTCGACGGCGGGCTCGAACTCACCTGA
- a CDS encoding RES family NAD+ phosphorylase: protein MTRLPAPPAPTVLAQSIEPADLIAVNSSTRLVRIFAAGGRHPQRWNGFRTVGPLPHAYFDPHPPGEDGQPTRDNDQGVLYFSLSTRTSVAEVFQDTATVDRHANARHLVILRPRRPLRLLDLTSRWPIKVGASAAIWSDTTDRTQAWARAIRAADPDLDGLWYQSAVDSGAPAICLWDPPAASALPRKPDVLLPLEHSGLELSLGRACADLGYTLAAAS from the coding sequence ATGACGCGCCTCCCCGCACCACCGGCGCCCACCGTGCTGGCCCAGTCGATCGAGCCCGCGGACCTGATCGCGGTCAACTCCTCGACCCGGCTGGTGCGGATCTTCGCCGCGGGCGGGCGGCATCCTCAGCGCTGGAACGGTTTCCGCACCGTCGGCCCACTCCCGCACGCCTACTTCGATCCGCACCCTCCCGGCGAGGACGGCCAGCCCACCAGGGACAACGACCAGGGCGTGCTGTACTTCTCGCTGTCCACCCGCACCTCGGTGGCCGAGGTCTTCCAGGACACCGCCACCGTCGACCGGCACGCCAACGCCCGCCACCTGGTCATCCTGCGCCCCCGCCGCCCGCTGCGCCTGCTCGACCTGACCAGCCGCTGGCCGATCAAGGTGGGCGCCTCGGCCGCGATCTGGTCCGACACCACCGACCGCACCCAGGCCTGGGCCCGCGCCATCCGCGCGGCGGACCCGGACCTGGACGGCCTCTGGTACCAGTCGGCGGTGGACTCGGGCGCGCCCGCGATCTGCCTGTGGGACCCACCGGCGGCCTCGGCCCTGCCCCGCAAACCGGACGTGCTGCTGCCGCTGGAGCACTCGGGCCTGGAACTGTCCCTTGGCCGCGCTTGCGCGGACCTCGGCTACACCCTCGCGGCCGCGTCCTAG
- a CDS encoding medium chain dehydrogenase/reductase family protein yields MSTYTVTTSATEVVLPAKVEVDGLQVRVRDLPAPADGQVVLRMDATGVSFAEQQMRRGKYYDQPAFPFVPGYDVVGTVTGVGPGVDVMLIGRRFAAVTKIGGWASSLVLDAADLVPVPDGVDSAEAETLVVNGITAWQMLHRTAGVASGGTIVVLGANGGVGSTLVQLARHAGIKVIGTAALRHHDSVRELGAIPVDYRTPDLYGQIRKLAPNGVDAVFDHVGGAGLKESWGLLRRGGTLVSYGTAATKDEDGNSRLPVLKSFGRLLMWHLLPNGRSAKFYNFWAGKRSLATFRARLAEDLTQVLRLLDEGVLTAQIAAKFPLAQAGSAMALAESRTVLGKVVIVG; encoded by the coding sequence ATGAGCACCTACACCGTCACCACCAGCGCCACCGAGGTCGTGCTGCCCGCCAAGGTCGAGGTCGACGGCCTCCAGGTCCGGGTCCGCGACCTGCCCGCGCCCGCCGACGGCCAGGTCGTGCTGCGGATGGACGCCACCGGGGTCTCCTTCGCCGAACAGCAGATGCGCCGCGGCAAGTACTACGACCAGCCCGCCTTCCCGTTCGTGCCCGGCTACGACGTGGTCGGCACGGTCACCGGCGTCGGCCCGGGGGTGGACGTCATGCTGATCGGCCGCCGCTTCGCCGCGGTGACCAAGATCGGCGGCTGGGCCAGCTCGCTGGTCCTGGACGCCGCCGACCTGGTGCCGGTGCCGGACGGGGTGGACTCGGCCGAGGCGGAGACCCTGGTGGTCAACGGGATCACCGCCTGGCAGATGCTGCACCGCACCGCCGGGGTCGCCAGCGGCGGCACCATCGTGGTGCTGGGCGCCAACGGCGGCGTCGGCTCCACCCTCGTACAGCTGGCCCGGCACGCGGGCATCAAGGTGATCGGCACCGCCGCCCTCCGGCACCACGACTCGGTGCGCGAACTCGGCGCCATCCCGGTCGACTACCGCACCCCCGACCTGTACGGCCAGATCCGCAAGCTCGCGCCCAACGGCGTGGACGCGGTGTTCGACCACGTCGGCGGCGCCGGGCTGAAGGAGTCCTGGGGCCTGCTGCGCCGCGGCGGCACCCTGGTCTCCTACGGCACCGCGGCCACCAAGGACGAGGACGGCAACTCCCGGCTGCCGGTGCTGAAGTCCTTCGGGCGCCTGCTGATGTGGCACCTGCTGCCCAACGGCCGGAGCGCCAAGTTCTACAACTTCTGGGCTGGCAAGCGCAGCCTGGCCACCTTCCGCGCCCGGCTGGCCGAGGACCTCACCCAGGTGCTGCGCCTGCTCGACGAAGGCGTGCTCACCGCGCAGATCGCCGCGAAGTTCCCCCTCGCACAGGCCGGTTCGGCGATGGCGCTGGCGGAATCGCGCACCGTGCTGGGCAAAGTCGTCATCGTCGGATAG
- a CDS encoding ArsR/SmtB family transcription factor, with translation MKDVRHPDTAELTLIGVMSALSDPIRVGLVRVLGDGAERGWGELLAPVAKSTLSHHLRVLRDAGLTWTRQEGTRCFVNLRRADLESRFPGLLDAVLDAAEGDDVGRQVELRPESQ, from the coding sequence GTGAAGGACGTCCGGCACCCAGACACCGCCGAGCTGACCCTGATCGGGGTCATGTCCGCGCTCAGCGACCCGATCCGGGTCGGCCTGGTGCGGGTGCTCGGCGACGGCGCGGAACGCGGCTGGGGCGAACTGCTCGCCCCGGTGGCCAAATCCACCCTCAGCCACCACCTGCGGGTGCTGCGCGACGCGGGCCTGACCTGGACCCGGCAGGAGGGCACCCGCTGCTTCGTCAACCTGCGCCGCGCCGACCTGGAGTCCCGGTTCCCCGGGCTGCTGGACGCGGTGCTGGACGCGGCCGAGGGCGACGACGTGGGCAGGCAGGTCGAACTGAGACCGGAATCGCAGTAA
- a CDS encoding PAS domain-containing protein — translation MDLIDKITRGELDGLKFQGALESGKLAPEGLLADQQAIDDIPVGIYVLETDGTLITCNQAAIAAWGRTPELGTSEKYCGAFRLRYPSGEVMPHNQAPPAVVTNNGGTVRDADVICEQPDGTRLLALVNVFPIRDESDTVVGAVNIFRHNTSKKVPGLVAEA, via the coding sequence ATGGACCTGATCGACAAGATCACCCGCGGTGAACTGGACGGCCTGAAGTTCCAGGGCGCCCTGGAGTCCGGCAAATTGGCCCCCGAGGGTCTGCTGGCTGACCAGCAGGCAATCGACGACATCCCGGTCGGCATCTACGTGCTGGAGACCGACGGCACCCTGATCACCTGTAACCAGGCCGCCATCGCGGCCTGGGGACGCACGCCCGAACTGGGCACCTCGGAGAAGTACTGCGGCGCGTTCCGGCTGCGCTACCCCTCCGGCGAGGTGATGCCGCACAACCAGGCCCCGCCCGCGGTGGTGACCAACAACGGCGGCACCGTGCGCGATGCCGACGTGATCTGCGAACAGCCCGACGGCACCCGGTTGCTGGCGCTGGTCAACGTCTTCCCGATCCGCGACGAGTCGGACACGGTGGTGGGCGCGGTCAACATCTTCCGGCACAACACGAGCAAGAAGGTCCCCGGCCTGGTGGCCGAGGCCTGA
- a CDS encoding sulfatase-like hydrolase/transferase: MTREAGNLSRRQLGGLLGAGALTTLAPGAAAAAEEPFRPLGNGRPPRPNLLVILADDLGWADLSSYGAPEIRTPNLDRLAASGIRFTQSYSASSVCSPTRIGLYTGRYPGRLRGGLKEPIDAPNEVDGIPIGHPTLASLVKAAGYDTALIGKWHCGYLPWFSPTRLGWDEFFGNFSGGLDYFSKLSYLGAHDLFENEVEYHDLRYYTHIVTERATEFLGREHRKPWLLNLNYTTPHWPWESPGDQAVSDELTARIKAGEKGVLQHRDGGSLATYREMVEDLDRAIGQVLNALRRNGQLHNTLVFFASDNGGERFSNTWPFAGAKGQVAEGGLRVPTLLSWPGQLRPRQVEHAPVHTLDWTATFLELAGATPSPAHPLDGVSLAGHLFRGTPIPRRDLFWRMKGQRALRRGDLKYVRNGTTESLFDLGADVREQANLAKKRPADLAALRAAWEGIDATLVPYAT; the protein is encoded by the coding sequence GTGACGCGGGAAGCGGGAAACCTCAGCAGGCGACAGCTCGGCGGACTGCTCGGCGCGGGTGCGCTGACCACGCTCGCCCCCGGCGCGGCCGCGGCCGCCGAGGAGCCGTTCCGGCCGCTGGGCAACGGAAGACCACCGCGCCCCAACCTGTTGGTCATCCTCGCCGACGACCTGGGCTGGGCCGACCTGTCCAGCTACGGCGCCCCGGAGATCCGCACCCCGAACCTGGACCGCCTGGCCGCCTCCGGGATCCGGTTCACCCAGTCCTACTCGGCCTCCTCGGTCTGCTCGCCCACCCGGATCGGCCTGTACACCGGCCGCTACCCGGGCCGGTTGCGCGGCGGGCTCAAGGAACCGATCGACGCGCCCAACGAGGTCGACGGCATCCCGATCGGCCACCCGACGCTGGCCAGTCTGGTCAAGGCGGCCGGGTACGACACCGCGCTGATCGGCAAGTGGCACTGCGGTTACCTGCCCTGGTTCAGCCCGACCCGGCTGGGCTGGGACGAGTTCTTCGGCAACTTCAGCGGCGGCCTGGACTACTTCTCCAAGCTGTCCTACCTGGGCGCGCACGACCTGTTCGAGAACGAGGTCGAGTACCACGATCTCCGCTACTACACCCACATCGTCACCGAGCGGGCCACCGAGTTCCTGGGCCGCGAACACCGGAAACCCTGGCTGCTCAACCTGAACTACACCACCCCGCACTGGCCGTGGGAGAGCCCGGGGGACCAGGCCGTCAGCGACGAACTCACCGCCAGGATCAAGGCGGGGGAGAAGGGCGTGCTGCAGCACCGCGACGGCGGATCCCTTGCCACGTACCGGGAAATGGTGGAGGACCTGGACCGTGCGATCGGCCAGGTGCTCAACGCCTTGCGCCGCAACGGCCAGCTGCACAACACCCTGGTCTTCTTCGCCAGTGACAACGGCGGCGAGCGCTTCTCCAACACCTGGCCCTTCGCCGGCGCCAAGGGGCAGGTCGCCGAGGGCGGACTGCGGGTGCCGACCCTGCTGAGTTGGCCGGGACAACTCCGCCCGCGCCAGGTCGAGCACGCCCCGGTGCACACCCTGGACTGGACCGCGACCTTCCTCGAACTCGCCGGCGCCACCCCGTCCCCCGCACACCCACTCGACGGGGTCAGCCTGGCCGGACACCTGTTCCGCGGCACGCCGATTCCGCGCCGGGACCTGTTCTGGCGGATGAAGGGCCAGCGCGCGTTGCGCCGCGGCGACCTGAAATACGTCCGCAACGGGACCACCGAGAGCCTGTTCGACCTGGGCGCCGATGTCCGCGAACAGGCGAACCTGGCGAAGAAGCGACCGGCCGACCTGGCCGCGTTGCGGGCGGCCTGGGAGGGGATCGACGCGACCCTGGTGCCGTACGCGACCTAA
- a CDS encoding TetR/AcrR family transcriptional regulator, which translates to MPSTDGAPRCHARNRRGEGALLRTEILTAATELIEAGGDERAVTLRAVARRAGIAAPSIYPHFPDQPTLMLAVVRQAFADLACRLWAATEAAGEDPRHRLRAVCTAYLGFARDHPERYRLMFDGAWKPVVGRGGLTTTLLTALGAEALGILTGILRDCVTAGHCTSQAPETDAVALWLGLHGLAHQRAVRTPFPWPADITQRIAIPLSHLCSLPTPERPQP; encoded by the coding sequence ATGCCCAGCACCGACGGCGCACCCCGGTGCCACGCCAGGAACCGCCGCGGTGAGGGCGCCCTGCTCCGCACCGAGATCCTGACCGCGGCCACCGAACTGATCGAGGCCGGTGGCGACGAACGGGCGGTCACCCTGCGGGCCGTGGCCCGGCGCGCCGGGATCGCCGCTCCCTCGATCTACCCGCACTTCCCCGACCAGCCCACCCTGATGCTCGCCGTGGTGCGCCAGGCCTTCGCCGACCTGGCCTGCCGCCTCTGGGCCGCCACCGAAGCGGCGGGCGAGGACCCCCGGCACCGGCTGCGCGCGGTGTGCACCGCCTACCTGGGCTTCGCCCGCGACCACCCCGAGCGCTACCGCCTGATGTTCGACGGCGCGTGGAAACCCGTGGTCGGCCGCGGCGGACTCACCACCACCCTGCTCACCGCCCTCGGCGCGGAAGCCCTGGGCATCCTCACCGGCATCCTGCGCGACTGCGTCACCGCGGGCCACTGCACCAGCCAGGCCCCGGAGACCGACGCGGTCGCGCTGTGGCTGGGCCTGCACGGCCTGGCCCACCAGCGCGCCGTGCGCACCCCCTTCCCCTGGCCCGCCGACATCACCCAGCGCATCGCCATCCCCCTGTCCCACCTGTGTTCCCTCCCCACTCCGGAAAGGCCCCAGCCATGA
- a CDS encoding Dabb family protein, with product MIYHGNRFKLKAGVTQEQIEEALELMHTQGREIPVVKSYLVGREFGSGGFDWGAVFALEDLDAYWDYLTHPAHTRTEREGMRLLERFEAYDITDDDDPDFAAKVAALQQRHRDTDPVLKDLLAELPVNTGVSAVPAAGSGAA from the coding sequence ATGATCTACCACGGCAACCGGTTCAAGCTGAAGGCCGGCGTCACCCAGGAACAGATCGAGGAAGCCCTGGAACTCATGCACACCCAGGGCCGGGAGATCCCGGTGGTCAAGTCCTACCTCGTCGGCCGCGAGTTCGGCAGCGGCGGCTTCGACTGGGGCGCGGTGTTCGCCCTGGAGGACCTGGACGCCTACTGGGACTACCTCACCCACCCCGCGCACACCAGGACCGAACGCGAGGGCATGCGCCTGCTGGAGCGGTTCGAGGCCTACGACATCACCGATGACGACGACCCGGACTTCGCCGCCAAGGTCGCCGCGTTGCAGCAGCGCCACCGCGACACCGACCCGGTGCTCAAGGATCTGCTGGCCGAATTGCCCGTCAACACCGGCGTCAGCGCGGTCCCGGCGGCCGGGTCCGGCGCGGCGTGA
- a CDS encoding TetR/AcrR family transcriptional regulator: MDDDRDDAPRPARARNRRGEGARLREEIVTAAVALLDETGDESAVTLRAVARQVGIAAPSIYRHFPDQPSIMLAVVQQAFDELEQLLRVARDAAEEPRGRLFAVCLTYLGFAQLHPGRYRTMFGGLWMPDLDNSVLTESDMTALGQGSLTLLAEALADCVAADLATSTDPFADSVALWLGLHGLAHQRAVTVVFPWPEDLAERMITALAHLRH; this comes from the coding sequence ATGGACGACGACAGGGACGACGCACCCAGGCCAGCCCGCGCCCGCAACCGCCGGGGCGAGGGCGCCCGCCTGCGCGAGGAGATCGTGACCGCGGCGGTCGCACTGCTGGACGAGACGGGCGATGAGAGCGCGGTGACCCTGCGCGCGGTGGCCCGCCAGGTCGGCATCGCCGCCCCGTCGATCTACCGCCACTTCCCGGACCAGCCCAGCATCATGCTGGCCGTGGTGCAGCAGGCATTCGACGAGCTGGAGCAGCTGCTGCGGGTGGCCAGGGACGCCGCCGAGGAGCCAAGGGGCCGTCTGTTCGCGGTCTGCCTGACCTACCTGGGGTTCGCCCAGCTGCATCCAGGGCGGTACCGCACCATGTTCGGCGGGCTGTGGATGCCCGACCTGGACAACAGCGTGCTGACCGAGAGCGATATGACCGCGCTCGGCCAGGGCAGCCTGACCCTGCTCGCCGAGGCACTGGCCGACTGCGTCGCGGCCGATCTGGCCACCAGCACCGACCCGTTCGCCGACTCGGTCGCGCTGTGGCTGGGCCTGCACGGACTCGCCCACCAGCGCGCGGTCACCGTGGTCTTCCCCTGGCCCGAGGACCTCGCCGAGCGCATGATCACCGCACTCGCCCACCTGCGCCACTAG
- a CDS encoding ABC transporter permease: MTTATHFAPITARGTARPGEIDSRPVYLGFGFSYLFGHGAAALSRGETPLLTLPGWLPMTLLLGGFAVGTVLAILAATRAQKSLSGRELLSHKLIGAAWVVGMGGLFLLISGLHTLPDMPNVQSLLWPAGAGFVVGLLYLGEGAVRGNPLHYVLGAYLALLSAGSLFLGTPALFWALAIAGTGGFLVATVLEHRRLAATR; the protein is encoded by the coding sequence ATGACCACCGCCACCCACTTCGCCCCGATCACCGCCCGCGGCACCGCCCGCCCCGGCGAGATCGACAGCCGCCCGGTCTACCTCGGCTTCGGCTTCTCCTACCTCTTCGGCCACGGCGCCGCGGCCCTGAGCCGGGGCGAGACCCCGCTGCTCACCCTGCCCGGCTGGCTGCCGATGACCCTGCTGCTCGGCGGATTCGCCGTGGGCACCGTGCTGGCCATCCTCGCCGCCACCCGCGCCCAGAAGAGCCTGAGCGGCCGGGAGTTGTTGTCGCACAAGCTGATCGGCGCGGCCTGGGTGGTCGGCATGGGCGGGCTGTTCCTGCTCATCTCCGGCCTGCACACGCTGCCGGACATGCCCAACGTGCAGTCCCTGCTCTGGCCCGCCGGCGCCGGGTTCGTGGTCGGCCTGCTGTACCTGGGCGAGGGCGCGGTGCGCGGCAACCCACTGCACTACGTGCTGGGCGCCTACCTCGCCCTGCTCTCCGCCGGCTCGCTCTTCCTCGGTACCCCCGCCCTGTTCTGGGCCCTGGCCATCGCGGGCACCGGCGGCTTCCTGGTCGCCACCGTCCTGGAACACCGCCGCCTGGCCGCCACCCGCTGA